From Corvus moneduloides isolate bCorMon1 chromosome 2, bCorMon1.pri, whole genome shotgun sequence, one genomic window encodes:
- the LOC116436358 gene encoding homeobox protein NANOG-like, translating to MCAHLALPPYQAHPGGAGMGYLEFYWNSAGEAGQAPTAAGPAGAAGARQSPEAGGRRHAAEVSPPSSCSGNFSQFTPDSATSPHSSSSSPQPTAKSQKGRENGMEGLRKTKSRTAFSKEQLQTLHQRFQSQKYLSPQQIRELAVALGLTYKQVKTWFQNRRMKLKRCQKHSLWSERAQCLTQSGFQTSTYLDVHPKFHQGYPVTAAGNIQTMPAPRQHYGAGQNAYTIVTGEDGGVFGKGGGTCSVQQTVGFIAQHKVDFYHSCPGSVEYPASKTGDGCNFHHSATMGAPFPTTASHHLYHS from the exons atGTGCGCGCACCTGGCGCTGCCCCCGTACCAGGCGCACCCCGGCGGGGCTGGCATGGGGTACCTGGAGTTTTACTGGAACTCGGCGGGGGAGGCCGGACAAGCCCCCACGGCGGCCGGGCCTGCGGGAGCCGCCGGGGCTAGGCAGTCTCcggaggcaggagggaggaggcacgCAGCAG aagTATCCCCACCTTCATCCTGTTCTGGGAATTTCAGCCAATTCACACCAGATTCAGCCACCAGTCCACATTCATCATCCTCGTCCCCACAGCCTACAGCTAAGTCTCAGAAGGGCAGAGAAAATGGCATGGAGGGGCTGAGGAAGACCAAGAGCCGCACAGCTTTCTCCAAGGAGCAGCTGCAAACCCTGCACCAGCGCTTCCAGAGCCAGAAGTACCTCAGTCCCCAGCAGATCCGGGAGCTGGCTGTTGCCCTGGGGCTCACCTACAAGCAG GTGAAGACTTGGTTCCAGAACCGGAGGATGAAGCTGAAGAGGTGCCAGAAGCACAGCCTGTGGAGTGAACGGGCTCAGTGCCTCACGCAA agTGGCTTCCAGACCAGTACCTACCTGGATGTGCACCCCAAATTCCACCAGGGCTACCCCGTCACTGCAGCTGGCAACATCCAAACCATGCCTGCCCCCCGTCAGCACTATGGAGCAGGGCAGAATGCTTACACAATTGTGACCGGCGAGGATGGAGGAGTCTTTGGCAAAGGCGGGGGGACCTGCAGTGTCCAGCAGACAGTGGGCTTCATTGCCCAGCACAAAGTAGACTTTTACCACAGCTGTCCTGGCAGTGTGGAATATCCAGCCTCAAAGACAGGTGATGGCTGTAATTTTCACCACTCAGCCACAATGGGGGCTCCTTTCCCAACCACTGCCAGCCATCATCTTTATCACTCCTAA